The segment ATTCTGCCATGGCAGAGTGGAGAAAGACAAGGCCGTCTCTCAGCCACTCTGTCTAGCTGAGCTGTGTGGCCTTATCTCACCTCCTGGAAGAGGGTGCAGACTGGCACATGAGTGGAAAGTTCACATGCAGGACATAAACATTTTAGTTCTGAAATGACTTCAGGAGAACTGCGTTTGATCACATCTACAGACAGATACGTTGTGTCTCTCACTCAGAAGGTTCATGGAAGTGAGCTTTAAATGGTACAACTGTCCTGCTGGAGACCGCCAGTGTACAGGAGGACTGCATGATGCAGGTCTGACTTGAAGAGGGTGGCGCCCTTTAAACAATGGTCCATTGTTGGCCGGCCATCCGCAAAACCACGCCACATTGGGTCAATATTAAGTCAAGTGTACTCTCCTCACAGACTTGGTCAGTTAGTTAGGACAATGGCGGTACTTTCACAGAGAGAACAGACACCGAAAGGACAGTGGTATGACCTGATTCAAGCCAGAATAATTGCATAAGTACTTCtgtcagtgtgtatgtgtgtgtgtgtgtgtgtgtgtgtgtgtgtgtgtgtgtgtgtgtgtgtgtgtgtgtgtgtgtgtgtgtgtgtgtgtgtgtgtgtgtgtgtgtgtgtgtgtgtgtgtgtgtgtgtgtgtgtgtgtgtgtgtgtgtgtgtgtgtgtgtgtgtgtgtgtgtgtgtgtgtgtgtgtgtgtgggagacagAGCAATACATAAGGTGCAAAAGGAGAGGGGGCGGTGGTGTTGATAGCCTAACACCAAAGTATTTGTCAGAGTCCCGAATCAAAAGCAAAAAGGACAAGAATGGCCCAGACAATGGGGATCCCCTCATTACTGCACTGGGACGgtgagagagtgagaggggTGCCGGGACCAGCCCAGCAGGAGGTCTGCCCTGCTGCCTTCCAAAATCTCTGCCTAACCTTATGTGTCTGTGCCAGCCAACCAACAAAACAACTCCCACCACCAAATACTAGACAGTCAGCTCCCCTGAcctaaaaacaacaacagcccCCTACATTACGCCGTTCCAAAACTCACATACACAATACACTTCCCAGACCCCTACCCTCCCTTTGACCTGAGCCCCATGGCCACCATGAGTGATACAACTTGTGTACAGTGAACTCTGTGAAGTCCCTCCATATGTTGGACGTCAACAGGGGCTTTATAACAGACTGAGAGTCCAGATGCCCCACTGTAATAGGTTTTAAACAAATGCATGCTGCTGTACAAATTGTAAACTGTGTCCAAAatcactcattattttctacCTTATGCACTATTCCAACTTTTTATTTCAGTGTATGCAGTGCACATTGTAATTCATGTTGTaaggaaagaaaaaaagatcTGCAGCATGTATGCTACTTCTTCGGTTTAAGTCCAAACTATTCAGAAGTGCCCACAATCTCAACTGAATAATCCTATTGAGTCTATATCAAATAATacataatataatacatattatataatatataagatATTAGTCAGGTTTTAATGGCACTACTGTCTTCCATGACAGTTTACGGTTTAGATTGACAATTAAAAAAACCTACTCAAATCAGATCCACTTACGGATTTTTCCTCAACCTTTCAACCACATCACATGGTCTTCATGATAGGGAGGAGTTTATTTAGTTGTAACAGAGATGAATCCGTTGAGAACTGGTCAAGTAcctgttttttttaatacagtTGCTCAAAGTGCATGTCATCAGGTGCAAATTCATGAAAACTGACCAGACTCCGCCTGCTGATTAAGACCATATCTTAGGCCATAATCCCATTGtattttgtttatgtatgtatgGTATTTGTGGACGTACATTTGTGGATATATTTTCCTTAATATTTTAATTTTTGTTTTTGATAGAGTCTCATGTGGACAGGTGTTATTAAGTCTAGCAGGAAATTGGTTGCTTTATGACATTGTGGCTACTACATGTGGTCTATGGTTTGGTTTTGATAAGTTATCCACTATATTTTGGAGACCAATTACATGTCAGAATCTAAATTCAGAAGGgcaatcaaacaagtatgagaatAATCATTATCCGACCATGCATCATTACGTATAAAACGTCAAACCTTTGCAGTTGATCCACCATATTTAACGTTTGGAAGTTGACTATTGTCATCTTTTGAGTTTAACCTGGTTGGGGTTGGGTTCAAGTAGATGCTGTTAGTGTAGTTATTCAGATTGTGCTTCAGCAAAGCCAGCTGCTGTAGGACGTTTCTCTGCTGAATGTCTTCCTGCAGGGAGCCACACTGAACAAGGTGGTCATACTGTCCACTGAGGGCACACGCTTTTGCTGCAGGAGGCTCAGAGGAGCAGTGTGGTGCGGACGAACTGCATGTCCTCCAGCCAGTGTAACCTTAGAGCATAAAAGCAAAAGCTGTTTTGTAAAATTCTCTGTAAATCGTTACCTTAAGACTGCAAGTATACACGGATTCTGTCAATATTTAAGTAAAACGTCATAGGAAGTAAATAGAAGTCGAGTAATTCAGAGGTTTAAGactgtttatttttaaaacacGACGACCTGAAAATAATTTACTACAACATGACCGAGAGACACATACCCTTTCCAGTGCAAAATGCTGACTCTCGGAAAATTCTCCTTGAAGTCAGAACAGTATCTTTTAGTAAAAATTGTATTGAGAATCTGGCAGCTGCAGGGACCCTGTACGCAGCCATGATGTTTCAAAACTCAAAACTTTATTGACAATCACTTGACAAATATAAGCCACATGACACAGGCATGGCAGGATAGAGCATATGTTGGGTATCTAACTAGTGAATATGAATACATATTATTAGATATAACCTGGATACAACTCAtatattgtatttttatttatatattatatatattatttttatttatatttatcttaAACATGCAGTAAACTATTGCAGGTTAGgttgaaaataaaaatgtaatgttttataTTGTAGGCCGAGGTACATTTATATGACTGGATCTTATCAATAATAATGATAAGTAAACATTTCGCTTGTAATTTCGTTTTTTataaaacattgttttttaaataattaatatTATTTGAGCATTGAATCCAAAAGCAACACTGTTGCACGTTTTAGCAGCAATTTCAAAGCATGATTGGTCTTGAGTACAGGAATATAATGATAACAATTGTGTTTGTCGTCCGAATACGTCATTCCAACGGATAGGCCCGCTGGCGGGTTGTAAACAAACCGAGCAGCAGGTGGACGGGCAGCATCAGCTGAACCTCAGCTGATCGGAAGTGCAGCGAGCTGGCCTTTCAAGCTTGCCATAGTAAGAGACCTATCAAAACCGGAAACTGTATGATTTACCTTCAACTTAAAAGTTACCCCTAAACGTGTGTGCTGCATAAACAACAGCGTCCTGTAAAAAGTcacatataataaatatatactaTAATTTAATACAGAACATCTCCTTAAAGAGTGCGCTTGACTGTATACGTCCAATTACCCGTGCACAACATTCaccaaatgttttattttgaaggtgagtAACGGAATGTAGGTATTTGTATTCTGGCTAGCTTCACACTATCACTAGCTGCTAGAAGGACAGGGGAGAAATGGCTGATACCATAGCTGACACAAGAAGGCTCTTCTCCAAGCCCCAGAACCTAAATGACGCGTATGGACCTCCAAGTAATTTTCTAGAAATTGATGTGAGCAACCCTGAGACCAtcggggttggcaggaccagaTATACCACGTATGAAGTCAGACTGAAGGTAACAACGGCTATGATGTTAGCTTTTAAGCTAACATCAGCTACCTGAAGTATCTAACGTCTTTCCTGTTGACAGAGAAAGTTATGACTTCATTACATCGGGGTCGCCCAGAGCAATAAAGGATGCGTATACAATCACATAGTCGATATTTAATTATGTGTAGAAATGTCTGTGCAGTTGTATTTGCAACACGAGTTTGCTAACGCTAGCTAGCAGGCTAGTAACCCTCGTAAAACAAGCTAACACTGTTTAGCTGTCTGACAGTAAGGTAACGAGTTAATTTACTGATGTTAGCATTGAGTCCAAGTTATTTGATTATACGTTTGTTAATAAGTAATGAAGAAATGTTGATAACAATGTTAACAGGGACATTGAACCTCATGTTTGCCTAACTTGTAACATGTAGCTGTCTCTATTTACGAAGGAAATGTGTTTACATTGGCCTCAAGTGTTTTTCTTCCGTGGCGTGACATTTCACTGTTTTACCAATTATTCAAGTCTTCAAATAACTGTCACATTACCCCTGCAGCAAACTGAGTAAACGAAGATGAAACTCATCATAAAAGTTTACCCTGCCAAGACAGTTCAGGTTTGAACTCCTGCCACACCCCATGTTCTGCCTGCAAATAATAGATAACGGAATGGGTTACACTTAAGAACCAACTTGAAGTCATGTATGACAAGATGCTCATCTATATCCTATTCTACTATTACTTGAGTAAGGGTGTCTGTTTTTTCAAAAGTGCTCACTGCTTACTTTGACCTGACTTTACTGATAGGTCATCAACAATTCTCCAATGCTAAAGAGGAACATAACTTTGCAAGTCAGCTTCTTTGAAACTGGACAGGATGCAACGTGCTGCCGGATCCTTTCCAGTCGCTCCCAACCCCCTCGCCACATTTCCTTCCTCCTGCCCTACTGAATACTTGTAGAAGAGAACAAATGATGGTCTTCTTAGAGAGGTTCCTGCCATCTGTTGGTAAACTATAGTAGTTGGTCCAAATGCTTGTGTCAAgaaacatatatatacatataagtGAAATCTTACATGTTAGACTATTGCCTTACACACCATCCAGAAATGTGCTGTTATTGCGCAATCAATGAGGAGAAAAACAGTTGGACAGTCCTTGCTATTGCGAAACACAGATGTGTCTCATTGGTATTTTCCTCTGTAAATCAAGGCTGAGTCAGCTTGAATGATTTTTACAATGGCCACCATGCATTACAATGCAAAGACTGTACTTTAACCAACTGACAAATAGTAGACAAGGATGATGATTGACAAAAATGATCACAAGGTCCACTTACCTTGATGTTTTGGagcttgatttaaaaaaaaaaaatcaccccCGTTTCAAAGGTTATGAAGAATTTGTGAAACTTAAATGAGACATTTTCTTAAATTATTACTTGCATTATGATTAGCATCATTGTCTCTTTACAATATGACACATGCATAGAAAGAAAGTGGTAGCACCAATTTAAAGATTTGACAAACTTTAATTTCTGTCACCACATACGCTTTTGCATAAATTGAGCCATTCCAGGGCTTTTCTGTATGCGCTTTAAATGTGCAGGCTTTATTGAGAGTCTGAAATTATCAGGCAGTCATTCGTCTCGTCTGATTGCCCTGTCTTTTATCTTTAATTTGTCATTTCAGTTGACTGACACCCCTGTAGTTAGTGGCCTGGATTAGATTGGGGAGCAGCCCTAAAGTATTTATAGTTTCCCTTTACCTTAAGAAATGGGTTGAGGAAAGAGAAGCCGTCTCCAGGCATTAGCGTTGAATATAAGGCTACTGTACTTGATTAGTGTGTTTATAATTAGCATATGCGTGTAATCAGCATTATTGTGCACCTCATAGCCCTGTGTGACCCTGCTTTGCATAAGACCACAGAAGAAGCGGCGCATCCCTCACTTCTCAACAAACGTGGTGTCAACTTTGCTTTGcttctctccttctcctttctTCAGCTTTCTTTAGAAGCATTTTCCTCCATCTCCAGCAAGTTAAGAACGTTAGCCACAATGCCTCGGCCTGGAATGCATAGCCTATGCTTTGCTCTTATTGTTTCCATTTTACTTGTAATATTCAGAACTACTTTTTTCTATCCTCTAACTATGCTTGATACTTTCTGTTTAATAACGCTTTCCCTTGTCTCCTATTCTCACCGCTGTCCTGCTATCCACCTCCAAATCGAGAGAGCCCTTGTGGCCGCACTGAGAGAGTCTACCTAATCCCCTCATTGAGAGAAGAGAAGAATGAAACAGGCCAGGGTgtgtgggggagctggagcgTTTTCCCCCCCCATCCTTACCCCCCGCCCCCCACCCATGGGAGGGCAGAAAGCCACCCCCTCACCAGCCTTCATCCCATTGCCCACTTATCCCATTtcactcccagctgtgtgcagtcAGTTGCGTCGTTGATAATGTGTCACTGAAGCCCCTTTGATGATATGATTTCATATATAGCATAAACACCAGAGCAATGCATTTTCATTACTTGATATTGTTTATTTTACTCTTTCAATAAATGACAGTGTGTATTTGACTTTTGACTTTGCAGTTGCTGCATGTTTAACAAGTAGTATGTGAAACAAACTGTGTAAATATGTTGTTGTCATGTGAGAAAGGTTATCCTTTGAGGCAGGAAACATAGTTGCTTTTTGACAACCAGGCCTGcattgttttttaaatcaatgaGATCAATATACTTATTGCAGTCAGTTTTTGAAAGAGGTGGAAGCTAAGTTCTTAGTGAATGGAGGCGGATATCTCATTTTGCCTGAGCAGACTTGTAATGTCCAAGGTCGTGTTGAAACAATGGATTTTTGTTCTCACCTAAATCCTTGCGATTTAAGCGTAGCTTCTCAAATGGCCTATAGACCACATGAAGCTGGTAGGTTCTGTTCTGCCTCTGCCCGCGTTTCTCACGTCGGTGAGGAGTTATTCTGCAGAGTCCTATCATATCACcgtaatgtttttttgtgtggTTGCTGGCTTTAGAGGTCCTTCTTAAGCAGCGTAGTGTATTTGTCTGGACCCTCAGCAAACATGGAGTtggggtgtttgtgtgtgtgtggggggggggggggttgttgggTATTATCAAAATGTCTTGTCTTAAGTTGGTTCCCATCTCATCCAGAGAGCACATTCAAGGGAGCGATCTTTGGGATCTCACTTTGTTTATGGATAGGAGTACATAAAAGGCCTCTTATAGCTGTGTCGCTCACTCTCACTCAGTCTTCCACCCCTCCTCTTCTCTACTCTCATagcttctctttctttctcttttccaTTTGGGCTATGGGGAGGGGGGCCTTTGGTCATTAATAAAATGGGGAGAGGCGggtgtgtggtgggggggggcgCTTGTCAGGCACAGTCAAGTGTAATCCAAAGTCTACAGCATCCTCTTCGACAACTATTTTAATGGAAATAGGGAACATATTGTATCAAGGCTACCATATCCTACTTGAAATGACAGTATCAAAAGTGGGAGTTGATACTATGGCAACAAAGCAGCTTTTTGCCAGCTAGGCGAGTCGGAGAGAGGGTAGGCAAGCGAGTGAACGAGTGAGAGAGAGTACATGGAGAAGCGAGAGCGAAAGAGCCATAGCCCGAAAGCTTTTGTTCCCTGTCTTTTTTCCCCCCACTCTGGAATATGATGCAATGAGATGGTATTATGTTGCCATTTTTTTATGCTATTATTCTGAAAGGAGAGTATATGGGAGGGGTAAGAAGGGGGCATGGGGAGGTTTAGGATGCGCACTCTCAAACTTGACTTAATCCATCCTGCTAAAAGCTAATGCATGGTGGCCTTGAACTGTTCTCTCAGGATATGAGTGATCTTTGTCCCCTCTCTCGCTCTTTCTCTGTCTCGCTGTTTTTAAGGGTTCTGCCTCTTTTCAACCCATTTTCAATGAGCCCAAGGTATTGTGTCCCACACATTATGAATCACATGCTCTTCCTATGGAGCATAGAATGCACCTTAGTCACTCATAATGGAAAGTAGAGCTCGGTGGTTTACTTTGAAGGAACTATATCTAGCTTTATGGTCTTTTTCAAAGCATTTTCTCTTTTAAAGCTGCTTTAATATAACCATTCATTCCTTACttgtgtgttgttttttttgttggtcTTTCTCTAAGTGTGGTTGTTGTCCTTTCTGCTGGCTTAGTGTCCCTCATGTTTTAGTTGTTCTGCTAACCCTCACCCAGTCCCTTAGGAAGTGAGAGAGGCAAAGTGTGCCTTataagacaataaatgaaatgcTAAGACCCGGCTGGGTGTGGGCTGGTCCCACCTCCCAATCACTGCAGGGGCCAGTAAGGTGAGACACCGGTCCCTAACCTCTAACCAACCGTGAAGAGAACAGAGGCCGAGAAACCTTATCTTTGACTTGTAGGGCTCTCACGCACCGCctccttcagtgtgtgtgtgagagaaagcgAGTGAGACCTCTCCTTTTTCACTTCTGTCATTTTCGTTCCTCCCCTTGTCCTGCAAGGCCAAATCTCATAATCACAGGGGTAGAGAGGGCGAGACGATTGAAAGGCCAGGTGACTTTCTTTCCTTACACTCTCACTGCTGGCTTCATTGTGTTGAGATGAGAGGTCCGGGTTCGACTGTGTGTGCATAAACAAGTTTGAACGCCTCGGGCTATTATATTTACATTGTTAACTGTGTGACTGGTCAAACCTCATACTTAACACCTGTGCATGCCCACTTCGTGTACGCCAGTGTGTGCTTGCGCGTGGttaagtgttttctgtgtgcgcATGATGGGATTAGAGTCACGGCGGTGGCAGATTACCTGTAACTGTGATCTGTTGTGGTGGGGATTAACTTTGCGGCGCTCCATGCTGAGAGGTAACAGACCACGGTGAGAGGAGAGTGGAGTTAATGCTAGAGCACTGGGGTGATAAAGCTTAGGTAATCCACTTCTCCTGTGACCTGAGAAAGAGGAGGAGTGAGGGGCTCATTGACAACTTCACCTGGAGAGAACTTGAAATAAGTGGGAAAGAGAGGTTTTCAGGGCTCTTGTGTAACAGAAACACACAGTGGGAAAGAGGGAGTGTGCATCCGCCACAAAGGTGACAGAAAGATACCAGTTACAAAatggtttgtttaaaaaaatagaGGTGGTGGCTAAAAATGGGTGTTATAGTAAAACAGCTAAATGAACTAATAGAGCTAATATAATGATCAGATATCAAATCCCAATCACTAAGCATGAGAAAAGTAAGCAGCCAGTTATAAAAGGTAGAGCATAACAGTCTTCACAGTGCGAGGTGCTTCAAAACATACTTGTTATTCTCGTTAATAGAAACTGTGTGTGACGTGGATATTATACATTGACAACAGGATTCTCTTTAAATTATTTCCAATAGTAATATTTTAGTTTTAACGTCAAATATGAAATCGGCAGCTCACCGCTATTTATTAAAATTTGATCAAACCAAATGTTGGCAGGATCTAAACATTGTCACTGAATGGGTGGATGGAGCAGAGGGGGAAGACAACCAATGCTTCGGTTTCCCCCATTGAAACGCCACAAGAGGAGTCTCAAGGGCAGACAATCTGACTTATTATCACGGAGCAAGAGACATAAAGAGGGAAAGACTGAAAGGGAGAGACCATGAGAGCAACAAGACCACTcctgctctccctcctcctcaATTAGTCCTGCACAGACCAGATGAAGCTCACAACCCCTCCACTTTTTTGCTGCTCTTCCTTTATGACCGCCTACACCCCCTCCGTGTTCTTTTGTTCAGCCATTTACTCAGCCTTCTAGTTAACTCTGCATCGCCTCTACTGCGCACAGCCGTCTGCTCATCGATCAGTCTGCAGCTCACACTGGATTCCTGCTGCACCTACTTGTTCCGAGGCTTTGCTCTTGTGATTCCTATTTCCCAGAATTCTGACCTTCTGTGAATGTGGCCTGCCAATGACATGCTTATTCACTCCCTCCTTGTTCGTCCATTGTCACAGGATGGCCATGTACTGTCGGGACTAGTGAAGAGGTTTGgcattgtactgtcatttgctGTTTGCTCAATGTTCTGTCAATGTCAAAACATCTCCCCTTTTTGTATGTGCTTCAACCGCGACTAAGAATGATGCACCTATCTGCGCATGGGTGTGCAAAATAGACAAAATGGCCATACACTCTGAGTGCGATTAACCTTGGTGAGCGTAACATCGGTGAACTTTCCATTTTTCTTTTCAGTTTGGTGAAGGagtctttgtttttttgtttgttttctcctccttttcttCCTTTCAATAAAGTCAGAGTAGCTAACACAAGGCTACAGTCAAACCCAGTGCGATAACACCTTTCACTCTTTCGCAGCATAACGTTTCCTCTAGATTTTGATTGATAATTTCCCACATTTTGATACAGATAAGTGCTCCTCAGAACGTGCCTGTGAAGCACGCGCTCGCTGTGCTGTTACTACTCAAACTAAATCACTCAAAGGAACAACCTTACACTCAACACTGCGCTTCCTTGAGTCCTTGATAATACACCCGCCATCATATACTTACATCCCCAAGCGGTAAATGCCTTGTATTCAGAGCTTTAGCCATCATCCCGTTCAGCAGAGTAACAGTTCATAAGGTAACAGAGAATGGTATGTTTTCATATTTtcatatttctttctttctgattggtccaaatgtgAATAGTAACTAACAGTTGAGCAGCTCATAAATCCAGTATAGTATATTGAAAAAGCGAGTAAACACCCTTTATGTTGCTTACTGGAATAGAAGCACTGGCTTGATATGGTCTCAGGAATAAGGACAATCTGCACGCAATCCTTAAAGTGACATCCTTGACAGTTTGCCATTTGTGTGTTTGTACCCACAGACCAACCTACCCATCTTCAAGCTGAAGGAGTCGAGCGTACGGAGGCGGTACAGCGACTTTGAGTGGCTCAGAGCGGAGCTGGAGAGGGAAAGCAAGGTGAGCCGGACACAAAGGCGCTTGAGTACTTATCTTATCAAATCAGCGCACAACAATGATCACGTGCCATGTTTTTGTACGGGAGAGAAAGTTGTGAAGTGATCTTTTGAGCCTTTGCTGTTTGTTAAAGAAGATGTAACCTTAATGTGGTCTGGCTTCTTTGTCTCCTGCTGTCATCGAAGGCCACAAATCCAGTTTAGAGCCTCGGAAAAGGCATGTCAAAAATGTTCTCACCAAATGGTACTCTACACCATCTTTATAACTTTTAGAATATTCAAGCGACgaataatgttgttgttttttaaattatattctTTTGAAATTCTCTTCACATACAGCCGGCCTTCAATAAATCAAATCATCGGCCAAAAAAAGAAATCTGTAGCTGATGCCAGACAAAAAGGTGGTGAAAACCAACGGTATAAATAGTAGTCTCTTCGGAGTTGACCTTTACGACAACTTTTTTCAATCATTTCTCATTGGACGGATTTGAAGGACGGATTTGACGGACTGACCTGTGTGTACTCTACCAGAGTTGTTATCATGCCGCTAGCTTGAAAGCTGTAATTACATTAGCCATTAACATGTTCATTTTGAGGCAGTGGCTTCTGCAGGGCCAAAGGAACAGGCTATCATTGTTGCCAACT is part of the Pseudochaenichthys georgianus chromosome 24, fPseGeo1.2, whole genome shotgun sequence genome and harbors:
- the snx3 gene encoding sorting nexin-3; protein product: MADTIADTRRLFSKPQNLNDAYGPPSNFLEIDVSNPETIGVGRTRYTTYEVRLKTNLPIFKLKESSVRRRYSDFEWLRAELERESKVVVPPLPGKALFRQLPFRGDDGIFDDSFVEERRQSLEQFLNKVAGHPLAQNERCLHMFLQDESLDKTYTPSKIRQA